Below is a genomic region from Gasterosteus aculeatus chromosome 2, fGasAcu3.hap1.1, whole genome shotgun sequence.
GTTTCGTTTGCGTGGAGTTCATGAATATACGCGTTTCCCCCCCTTCTCGAGGACTTACAGTTCAACATCTCCCTCCTTGGGGAAGATCTAAGCGCTTTGTGTGATGTAAGTTTCTGCATCTCGGAAGCAAACCGTGTTCTTTTCTACGTAGAGTTGCGTCACAGCAATCATGTTCCGGCATTGTGCAACCTTTATTGTAATGCTTCCTAATTGTGATGCGTAAGTAAGGTGGGTCTATTTCTCAAGAAgcatttgtcctttttcctGCCAAGCTTATTGCCCAAATGCAGGAAGTCGTGTGTTAAACTGGTGTAGTATTTTTACAGCTCAAGGTTAGTTACTGAGTGGGAAGGTGGTTTATAGACTTTAATGAATGCAGGAGATTGTGCATGTTGACGAGCCGAAGATAAAGGGAGGAACAAGACACGCCGGCGGTGTGTGATGCTGTTCTTTCGTCCAGTGTGGTAAGAATTAATAGGGAAAGACACAAGTAGTACCAGATTCACGGCAAGCTTTAGCTTATTTCAGTTTTGGGGAACCCGAATGCCTCTAGTGATGTACTTGGTTGCACAACAGACATAAAACATCTGTTGTTCCCAGAGCTCGGTTTACATGCTTCACAAAGTCTGGAAAATGAGGTGTAACTGGAAAAACCGTGTTGGGAATACTGCAACGCAAGCACCCTTTAGACCTTTCCGAATCATTTCCTCTCAAGAAATTCGCCCCGACGTGACAAATTCCACAAGTTCTGCTCGCTTGGCTCATTTTCGCAAGGAAATCTCTTATTTCACTCTGTGCAACGCTGTGTTTTTGAGCGGGTTTCTTCATGTgcgagcgtgtgcgtgtgcagaccAGGCGCGGCTGGTTGAGGCCGTCTTCCTGATAATGCCTCCAAGAGTTGTCCTGCTttgctgatacacacacacacacacacacacacacacacacacacacacacacacacacacacacacacacacacacacacacacacagagatagaTCTAACTAAGCTCCGGCTCTGGGGAGATGCAGAGTCCCATTGACAAAGCCTGCTTTCCATTAAGTCCGGGCCCTGAtatcgttttctttttctctttcatacAATGGACAACTGGTTCAAGTGATTCTCTCAGTCAGTGTGGAGCACACACAATAGGCTATAAAGTTTCTTGCCGCTGTGGCCGACTTATAACCTACAGAAAACAGCGTGCCCCTGAATTCAGAGGTCCGTGTGAGCAGACTCCTCATTTGGTGGCGACTGTTGAGATTATATCAGCTAAAACTAGCTAGGAAATTCAAAATTAAGCAAACATTGCCTTCAAAGTTTGGTCGACCCTTTTCGTCTCCGACTGACTTTTTAAAGTCTTGAGTTGATTTGTTACGAAACAATAACCCTGCATGAGGGATCCTAATTCACGCATTATAAGAAAGTCACGAGCCATAGACGGACAGCGGCGCGACCATCGGCTTTAATTTGACGTATTGCATATGTCTCCTAAATAATGGGTTCTTTTTTCACACTGTGGTGTTAACAGCGAAAGTGGGTTTGTGACAAATGCTCTTTTCATATGCTTATCGTAACCTTTTGATTAGATTAAGGGGAAACCAGCAATGACTATCAGCAGTCCGCTTTGCACTTACCAGGCCTTCTGGATTGACCGGAAACATGAAAGGCTTCGTGCAAGCCGTTATGAAACTGTAGATTTCAGCTTGTCACGCATAGCACAGACACGTTCATTAACATTTGGTCCCACCCCCCTCTGTGTCATGCAACAGCTATTTGTCTCCATCATGGCTGTAGTTACGACAGGGCACCACATATGCAACATGTAAATATGCAGGCCGGGTGTggcttttatttatgtgtttggcCTGTTTGCTGAAAAGAGGACACAATGTCTGTGATCAGACTGCTGAAGGGAAGCCGGCGCTGGTTTTTCATGCCGTGAGCACGTCTAACCACAGGGAGTAGGGGAACATTGCTAAATCTTTTAGCATCCCGTATTGGCATCTGTTTATTTATTGGCTGTGTCACCTACATAAGAAATGCATTGACCACCATTATTCCAGTGTGATTGAGGTCATTTTTACAGATCATTTCTTTTGACTGCTCTTTTCAAATCGCTGTGGCCACTGTTCTGGTTCCTCTGGGGCTCGTGGGCAGATTGTCTTGAGAATGATTATTTTCAGCCTATTTTCTTGATCCCTTGTTGGAtctattaatttttttttacctactTGGAGGCTGCGATGCTCTTCCTGATGCCTAGCCTGTCAGAGAAAAGAGACCTTACAGTCTTGTTGCAGACAAACCGAATCTCTAACACCATTTCAGAACCGACTGTAGATGAGAAAAAAGTGGGGGCAAAAGGAGAGCAGCATCCTCTGTGGATATATATTCTTCCTACATTGTAGCTTTCATGCAACAGGCCGAAGGTTTAGTGAAGCAGAGCTCCAGGGATAATTGCAGAGATGCATGTTGATGCGTGTCATTGTGGGATGGGCTCTGCTGACGACTTAATGAGCAGCATTTGAGAGCCGGCAACAAGTGACGATTTCATTCTGACTTACGATTCTTTGCGGTGTCACTAAACATTACCAGTAACATTTACTGTCATGATTACGCAAAATCATGGCCGCACTCACACAGAGCAGGCCTGCTTTGTTTACTTCTTCTTGGTGATGCTGCTGTGTGGTTTTGAAAGCAGCTTCCAACCACAcaagactgaaagtggaagttTCATGACTTAAAAGTCATTTTTCTGTTGATGTCTGTGCTACGTGTCAACTGTCACGTAGCACAGACCGTAGTAGTGTCACTACTGAAAACCCGTTCATGTTAGCGGGACCAATGATTGACTTTAAGCTTTGAAGCGAAGACACATCACTTTTTGTGTTATGGTGTCAACTTAAACTGCCCCGTACGGCAGGAagtaccaaaaataaaaaataaagataaaacgTTAACCAGCTTTTCTCTAACTGGAAACAAATATACTAAACTGTTCCTGCAGCACAAAAGCAGTTGTTGCATCTCCTTGCATAGCTTCAGTACATGTGTCAGTCAGGTTGCAAACCTGGCACCTTAGTGGTGAGGAGACGGGGACCTTAAAACAGAGCAGCGAGAAGAGGAAGCAAAGACGTTTAAGTTGGTCTAATGAGCCTCGTTGGTCTGTGAACCACTGAAGGGGATTAACCAGCCAGCGCGCTGCTACAGGCTGGCCGTGTAATGATTGGTAGAAGCGTGGCTGTTTACAACATAATCCAGGCTAAATTCCATGTAGGAGGACACCTCGCTGTTCATTAGTCATAACCAGGTTAGTCAGTATTTCTGGGACACGTGACCAATGCCACGCCCCTTTTCTATTCTTACGTCTCCAATTATGACGGCATTACTCTGCCTTCTTCTTTAAATATAGCACCACTGCACAGAGGTAGTGTTGAGTCACTGTTGGTTGCAGACTTATCATCTAGAGACCATTTAAGGCAAACGGCCCAAACAGTAGCAGAGTCGACATGAGAGCCGACCACAAATagcttggttgtgtgtgtggcctcAACGGGGAAACGAGGACATCTGGATGGAGGCATTCATTTAGGAAGCCGGTGGATTTTAAGTGGTTCTACTAACTGGATGGATTGTATTCCGTATGTTTCTAAAGTGTTTAATAAATGCTGCATTCAGTTCAGCATTGGGCACAAGTTTGGTTTCCAGCAGTTTGGTTGCTCAATAAGATAAATATGCCAGCTACTTATCTTCTCCTGGTATGTTGGCGTGTGACCAGCAGAGGTGCTCTTCCTCACCATGACAGCAAATCTTTGATATCCCTCCCCATTTTTCCGTGTTTGTCTTCTCCAACTCTTAACTCCTGTCCTCTCATCTCGCAGCAATTTCTATCAGTATGCTAAGAGGCAGGAAAGGAGGAACTCTGTGCTCGTCTCTTTCAGCTTATTGCATCATCTACGCAGATTTTTTTACCAGCTCTCTGCTCTGTTTCTCCCACAGGTTCTGAGTCCTGATCTCTGTGCGCCTCGTCCGGCCATTTCTtccccgcctcctcttcctcgtcagcAGACATGCCTCCCGCGCCGGCTGGGcctgtgcgccccccccctcccgaagGTGGCTGGGGCTGGGCGGTGGTACTGGGGGCTTTCATCTCCATCGGCTTCTCCTACGCCTTCCCCAAGTCCATCACCGTGTTCTTCAAGGAGATAGAGGTCATCTTTGATGCCACGCCCAGTCAGGTGTCCTGGATCTCCTCCATCATGCTGGCCGTCATGTATGCTGGAGGTGAGTGAGTTACTGTGACAGAGGTACCGTCATATTTCTGCACTCACGTGTAATGCTGTCTTCACAGCACCAACACTCATCTTGTATCAGTAGCAGTGGATGCCATAAGTTTAAGTGTTTAACTCAGCTCTTACTCGTCTTCTCGAGTGTCCTTTTttgggtcttttttttgtgtttcttaagCCTGTTGCGTTTCTTGTTACTTGAGCGTGATGTTCTATCGTTTACGCTTCACTGAagcaaaaagacaacaaaatcgCCCCGTGAATGCCTATGGCTTCAGTTAAGGTGGTAAGAATCCCATCGGAAGTGTAATCTTCTTacaggcttttttttgtctctgctcAGCTTGAATACCTCACTGCTGAAGGGGGAGCAGCAAACGTTTCTCCAGAAACCTGATGTTTGCTCAACATCTTGGACACGATATGCTTGATCTGCAAAATATGTTTATAAAGGATAACTATCGAGGATAACTGGGAGAGAAGGGATTTTTGCGCATTGTAGACCCTTCAGGAGAATCGGCGTCGCTATTTGCTCCACTTTGATTGGTGCACTGTGAAAACTGaccagaatttaaaaaaagtaactaCATCGCTCTGATAGAGACCATGATTTATTAAAGTGAGATTAGAGAAATAACAGCTGgtgttgtcattttgttttacGGCTCAGAAACGTGTTCAAGTGTGCAGCACGTCTTTACTGACTTTTGTTTGCACGGCTCAAACTACAGCGCCTCCATTTACAAATAAGCCCTGATCTAGTTTCAGATCGggtgtctctttctgtctcttgaCACAATGGTGTCAGAGTTCCCTCCTAATCCAAAGGCCTCCTTCTTCCGTCTCCCCCCAGTGTATTTGATCACCAGCACACCCTTAAAGCAAGAGACAATCATCTCTTTTGCTCGCTCAGTCTCAGCTTGTATCTTAAAACGGTATCCGTTCCTTCCACTTACTCATTCATCCTTTTCCAGAGCTTTGCGGACTGCTGTACGTGTGTTTGGGCATTCAGCAGAGGGGAAGAGCCGAGGGGAGGAGTGAAATTGTGTAACAGCCGCAGATGTTGAAGTAGTTTCTTCCGAGTTGAAGTACTGGAGTATCTTCATTCTACAGTGCCAAAACGATAGGCCTGaacaaagatttgtttttaattacctGCCACTTATCAAGTTGTGTAAGGGCTTTACGGGAATGGTGGTGAAAACAGTTTACCTTTTTTAATTAtcttgcttttatttaaaaccGCCTTAGCCTCACCGAGGGTGAGCGCTGACGTCTGACTTCTCTAATCCTTCGTGGGCGTGAAGAAGTAGTgtttgaaatgtgaaaatacGTGCATCAGTGCACATCGGCTTGTTTTAATGCAATAAGTGCTCTGGATTACAGGATACTGATACGGTCTAACATGAAAAAGATTTAAAACGTAAGCCGATttagcaaaagaaagaaaaaacacgaaGCGAACAAGTTACACAGTACAACTGCTGCCATAAAATCTACTTttatgaaagtgttttttttattttgtttataaatataaaaaatctTAAAGCTCCTTAACAGTTTCCTTGCTGAAGGCGTCTTGAGACATTTTGAATATACTAACATCCTTAGTGCAGTGTGGTCATTTTGTCTCCCTGCTGACGTATGTTTGCTGGTGGTCAGAATGACTCGACACCAGCTGATgctctgctgcttcctcttcctcttcctcttcagttCAGCCTTAAATCCCAGCATTGAATGGCCCACTGAAAAAAGACCAGATTGTAACGCACGACCAAACGTAACCTAGTGTGAGAAGGCAAAAGCTAAATTTAGACACACGGGTAGCTCGTCACAGTCGGGTTGCGTCtctgcagatgttttgtttaatgGTTTGTGGTTGCTGTGTGGAGGGCAGCTGAGGACAGGCTTTTCCTCcactcagtgtttttcttttctcacacagAGAGACTGGGAGGGGAACAACGGATCGTTTATATAATGTCTCTGAGAACACCACTCCGGGCCCTCTTTGTGTCACAAAGATCGTCACCACTGATTGTTCATGTGTGCGTGAGCGCTGAGTGGACGCACATTCATTCCCGTCCTTGCACAGGTTCACCTTTGTTCGCCGCGATGATTCTGCGACGGGTGTTCTGGTGCTGCCTCCGAGCTGGCCTCTTTTTATCCACATGGGATTTTTATCAACATGGAAACTCAGCGCCCCCGATAACGCAACCACGACGCAACGCAAGAACCTAGACGGGGTATTTAGGGATCCTGTGAGTCTCGTGCAGCCcgagttgcccccccccccccaacccctcagCCACCGTGGTCAGCTGCCAAGTTTCAAGGGCAAAGCCtgcgtggtgtgtgtctgtgaacacacacaccacgccATGGTTGTGAGGTAATGGATGTCAGCTGAGAGCAGAATGGCAGCGATATTTGAATGAGTATTTTCAGACGtcattttcatatttcttcACGAAACTTGTATGTATCATATCTTCTTTCACACAACATTAGGACTGTAACCAACAAATGTTTTAGTGCCAGACAGCAGATAatatttttggtttatttttagCTGAAAAGTGTTACAGTCGTGAGTTAAAAACCTCAAGTGTCCTGGAAAGTAAGAGCTGTTACGCTTAATTTATGCTAATTCATCCAATACATAAAACAAGACAATTAACCTATTTAGTGTTTATGGGTAGTGTTTAATCCAAATATTTAAAGGTTTGGAATCACCTGCCAAAAAATGTTGATAGGGTCCATTCACAGGTTGTCTGTATGTTTGACTGGTCTCTAATGCTTTTACCTTCTAGAACATCCGAATTCCAGCTAGTTAATCCGAGAACTAGCTGGAATCGGCAGTCAACATGTTGCAGAACTCTTAACACTGTTGGAGTATCGACTGAACATTCTACGGAAAGTCAAATCACGCTTTAAACCTATTGAATCTAACCTCTGAGTAGGCAGAAGGCACAAAAACTCAATACCTAGAGCCTGAACGCACCTCTGTGGTTCAATAAGGATGAAAGTGCGTTAACTTGTCagatttttctgaaaaatatattgttttggCATATTTTTCAGTAACACAATTGCTCGTCTCAACAGTTGCATCACCTTCTATTCATGTTGTCGTTATCTCGGCGGAATGTTCCTACTTTTCGTTCCGCCCCATCATGCAGGGAGCACACAGAGCTGCTGTATAGATTCAGCAGACTTTACTTTGTACTCACGTTGTGCAGTCTGAGTCCATGTGAGGCCCTTTTATAGTGATGCTGGCAGGCAGCCTGAGCACGCGGAATgcctccactctcctccttcccctttgCCTCTTTATCTTCTCATctatcttcttttctttctctattcttcccttttttctcctttctcttgTTGGCCTTGCTTGATTCAAACGAGAGTTCCCTCTTAGATGTACAATTCTTTAAGGCCCAATCTATCAAAGATGCTCAGTGTTTATGAGCCTGGACGGACCTTCATATCATCCAGCTCTCCTTTCACATGTTGCAGGACAAAAGCATTTAGTGATGCTGCTTTCATTCATTATGTCGCTTAAGTCGCTGGAACATTCTTGAATATATTGATACTTgatacttttacattacattacaggtcatatagctgacgctttttatccaaagcgacttacattacactttaaacccatggcttttccacattttgcctgggagcaattaggggttaggtgtcttgctcagggacacttcgactagAAGTGTATACGTACACAAACTATAGACCCATCTTATTTGGGGTTTGTAAAAAATTGTATAATCTTTTTGGTTCTTATTTTAATAATCCTCTTACAACTGTATtacttgtttttattgttaagGGACTTCATATTGGTGATTAATGATTTTTATTCTTACATTTTACTACTTTTGACTtaatctcctcttcctcttttctacttttttgttgtcttcttcctcctcatttcctcctccttaCTTCCTTCTCTCGTGACTTTTTGAACTCATCTCCTACCCCACCCTCCACTCTGACGTGTCCCATGCTACACCATGCACTCCCTAGCTCCCCCCACACgccttctctctttcctcccctcttcctccatgTTACATCCATGCAACACGCTGCTGGTAAACAATCGGGTAATTGTCCATTTTTGCACCATAGCACCCCCTGCTGGTGAAAGGTGTGAACGGTGAGCTGATACAATTACATTGAAACTTTGCCAGCACGTTACTACCAGCATTTATCAATTTCATGAGCatagggctttttttttttttaattgaatgatTGTTACACATGGGTTAACCTTTTtcctaaaaaaacacagaaaatccTCCTAAATAATTAACGGATGTtgaagctttctttttttctttatagaCTATCTGATTTGTTCATTATTGTTTCACGCCACAACACCCCTTTTGCCTCATTCCCTATACGGTCTCTTTGCCTAATATGACACCACCTCCCGTTCTCTTGCATCTCTCCAGGTCCAATCAGCAGCATCCTCGTGAATAAATTTGGCAGTCGACCAATCATCTTAGTCGGAGGTTGTCTTGCCGGCTCGGGACTCGTCGCGGCCTCCTTCTGCAACACAGTGGGGCAGCTCTACTTCTTCATAGGCGTAGTGGGAGGTCAGTGTTTTACTCTCTTCCAAGATGAATGTACCCTTTGAAACCGTATAGTTTAACTGACTTTGCTTTAGTTCTCTTAATGTAATTCCATTTTTGGTAAAAACTATTTCAGACTTCCACATCTTTAGGCTCTTTAGTTTTCCATCATTTTCGTCATCTTCTGCTCCTGTAACCTCCACCCTTCTCCCTCCAGGTTTGGGGCTTGCATTCAACTTGAATCCAGCCCTCACCATGATCGGTCAGTACTTCTACAAGCGGCGTCCCATCGCCAATGGCATCGCTATGGCAGGCAGCCCCGTGTTCCTGTCCACGCTGGCTCCCCTCAACACCTGGCTGTACGACCAGTTTGGGTGGAGAGGCAGCTTCCTCATCCTGGGGGGGCTTCTGCTCAACTGCTGCGTGGCCGGCTCCCTGATGCGCCCCCTCGTGTCCAAAGTGCAGCTGTCCAAACCCGACCCAGAGGCGGACACTGTCAAGGCGGTGGATTCCCTGGCGCCACAGCCTAAGAAGACAGTCCTGCAGACCATCAACTCCTTCATCGACCTGACGCTGTTCAAACACCGCGGCTTCCTGCTCTACCTCTTCGGCAACGTCATCATGTTCTTTGGCCTCTTCGctcccctcgtcttcctctccaATTTTGCCAAGAGCAAAGACATCAGCAAAGAGAAGGCGGCCTTCCTGCTGTCGGTGTTGGCGTTGGTGGATATGTTCGCCCGGCCCTCCATGGGCATGCTGGCCAACACCAAGTGGGTCCGGCCCAGGATTCAGTACTTCTTTGCCGCCGCCGTCCTCTACAACGGCGTGTGTCACGTGCTGGCGCCGCTGTCGGAGGACTACACCGGATTTGTCGTTTACGCCATCTTCTTTGGTTTCGCTTTCGGCTGGCTGAGCGCAGTGTTGTTTGAGACACTGATGGACCTGGTGGGAGCTCAGAGGTTCTCCTCGGCCGTGGGTCTGGTCACCATAGTGGAGTGTGGGCCGGTGCTGTTGGGCCCGCCGCTGACAGGTAAAGCATTCGACACGTATAACAGGAAAGGGGGCGcttgtatttatttgaacaGCATCAGCTCGTCTGTTTTAAATTCAACACCCACAGTTGTAGGTGTGATCATTTAACTTTGGGAGGCCCTGAGTCATTGGATCAGGATCAGCGTGATCCCACTCCCACCGGTGATGGCACATGGGGGCTGATTCAGATCTTTCAAAGGCCGTACTCACCAGAGTGAGGGTCATTGAATATGCATCCATTTGCCTCATTGAGCGGATTATCCTGATGAGTCACCATTCAAACCCAAGTGATGACAATTCCATTTGTACGGAAGCCAATTTCtgccagaaaaaaataaagataaaaaataatctcTTCTAGTCCTTCaacagaaatgggcttccatacatttgAGATTAAAATAGTTTATGAAAGAATACGTCACATACACTTCAAAATGAATGTTAAATCTGACTCGTCTATTTTCCCCCACCTCTCAGGTCAGTTCTATAACTACTACCAGCGCTATGACTACACCTACATCTCCTGTGGCATCATCCTCATTGTTGCAAGCCTCATCCTCTTCTTGGGAATGGGCCTCAACTACCGGCTGCTggcaaaagagaagaaaaatgaggagagaaaagagagggaggagcccAAGGAGGAGCGAGCCGCTATGTTGGCGCCTCCCTCTCCGTCCAAATCAGACGGGGAGAATGCCGAGCCAGCTGCTGTCGTGCTGGATGAAGTTGCCAGGATGGACGAGGACACggtgtagaaaacaaaaaacagagtccagacggagacacacacacgtcgccCTGGTAGAGCGATAGAATCTGTTTACACAACCCTGAGGCCATAGACACTAAcgtttattttcaaataaaataactgaGACTTGCTTTTCACCGCATTGAGACCTCTAGTTTTTGGTATTTGACGTGCCTTTTGTGACCTCAAGTCCTCTAGGAGCGCACCATTTGAATCTTATACAGGCAGAAGATGGACGCACAGCAGACATAATGACTAAGATAAAAACCCAATAAATGAATGAGGGCTTTACTCTCAGGGTCAACCTGCTGGAAAGGTGCTGAACCTCTCACAAGCAGTCGAGCCAAGGATTAAACAGGAAATTGCGTTTGTTGCAGTAAacaaatactgtacatttacCCTCACATACGACGTCGTCTCATTGCTTCACTTCTCAGGAGCTGGGCATGAATTCAAAGGACACATTCCTATTAACGTGGATAGGGCCAATCTTTCTGTTCACATGTCAGATAAGAGTGAAATTGCCAGGTTAATATGTAGTCATGCTCACAAACGAAGAACAATTTGGGAGGACTGTTTTCACCAGAGGGAGTTTAAACCCATAGTTGTGcacatacaaaacaaatattgctTAAAAATGCAAAAGGCATAGGAAAATAAGTTAAAGACTGTACTCTTCACCTTTTGCTTGTTCACAAATATTTGTGCACTTTGTGTAATTTTAGTGTTCTACACTCTTCAGCCAGAGCAGCTCCTGCATCGCAGTGCTGATAAAGACACTTTGGAAGAACTATGCTCACACTGTTACGCCCCAGAGTTACCTGCTGTGTTACCAGCAGTCTCAATATTCAATTACACCCCGagctgtttcttgtttttccccccGGATGGGTAAAAGACTGTTATTGGACGAGAGGTAGAGGTTGACTTGGTGTGTGTGAACTGCCCGGCTGTCCTGATGAATTTTGATGGAGAGAACTAAATTTCACACGATCctaaatattttaataatcatAATGGACTATTTGAGTTGcgtaccttttttttattgcaaataaCACATTGCAGTTTTACAGTTGTATCTACTAACTGTTGATCTTAAAACATTTAGTTTAATTGTTTAATGAAAATCTGACAACCAGTATTTGGATTTTGAcactttaaaaactttaaaccagatttgttttaatattcagtCGACCTATCCAACATGTGTCAGTTTATATCTGAGCTGTCAGAAAGCGTCTTATCAGATTTACAATGTTTTTATCAATCACAAACAGTCAATGAAATGAATGCATTGATCAATGTGTGAGTTTACTGCAAACATTTGTTCAAGGTGTTTTTGAGTTCAGGCTAAAAAGGAACAGAAGACATGAGACCTATTCAGCCTgaatgaacatttttattttttgagaaaataaatcataattCAAGATTTGATACAAcagttttaactttttaaaaatattcttCTAAATATTGCGCGTTGGAAACTGTTTAAATGGATTGTTTGGGTGTTTTGAAGTGGGGTTGTATGAGGTACTCGGTCAGTTTATCACGTATCAGTTGACTGAAGTCAAATGTTGCAGCGAAACTCATTTTTGCATAAACTAAAACTGATATTTTATCTCATACAACcccttttaaaaaagcattttgtttaCAATTTTGAAAGTCGCTTTGAAGGATATTTATAACCATTTTATTGTTGTTACACTACAGACTTATTTCTTGAAGTCATTATGAGGATTGGGATAAATTAGTTTAGTGTTTGTCAACAAATCTGACAAAGAGAATAAAACCAATTGATTGATCCTACCTACCAGTATTTTCTACGCATCAATGCCTGGTggatttttatgtattttcgTTTTGACTCAGCCCTTCATTCTGTTCATGCTGAAGAaaatagacaaaacaaaaataaaactatgCTTTATCCTTTTATAATCTGAAGACAATTGAAATTGCTCAAATGAAAGGTACAGCTGTTATGTTTCTGTAATGGAACACTATTTTTTATTACCTTTTAGATTAAAGTGTGAATACAAATCTGGTGGAAAGGGTGTAAGTTTGCACTGTAGGCTTCATGTTTTGCAGGTTTAACGAGGTTCTGGTCATTTTACGGACCAAATGCAAGTATTCCTTTTGAAACCAGTTCATTGCAATGTTTTTCTGAAAgtagaaattaaaataaattaaaatgagtCATTTCGGTACCGAGGGCACACAGACTCCTACAGTAGAAGGATATGAATTTAAtgcaaagttattttcatgTCGGTGGACGGGTTCCTATTTAAGTGGAAGTAGAGTGTGAACGTGCCTGCTGTCACATTTCCTAAAGCCCGGTTTCAGTAACAGTAAACGCATTGCAAAATATAGTGTCATTCATAAGGCAAGTTCAATTTGCATAGATACAATTTCACTCAAACTTTTAGTTATTTGTCCTTTGATACGACTATTTGAAAAAGAATATGACTCTTAGGATTTCAGTTTCAGTCTTCCGTTCCTTGACGTGTCACGTCGTGAGTGTTCTGGAAAAGGGGCCG
It encodes:
- the LOC120829371 gene encoding monocarboxylate transporter 1; translated protein: MPPAPAGPVRPPPPEGGWGWAVVLGAFISIGFSYAFPKSITVFFKEIEVIFDATPSQVSWISSIMLAVMYAGGPISSILVNKFGSRPIILVGGCLAGSGLVAASFCNTVGQLYFFIGVVGGLGLAFNLNPALTMIGQYFYKRRPIANGIAMAGSPVFLSTLAPLNTWLYDQFGWRGSFLILGGLLLNCCVAGSLMRPLVSKVQLSKPDPEADTVKAVDSLAPQPKKTVLQTINSFIDLTLFKHRGFLLYLFGNVIMFFGLFAPLVFLSNFAKSKDISKEKAAFLLSVLALVDMFARPSMGMLANTKWVRPRIQYFFAAAVLYNGVCHVLAPLSEDYTGFVVYAIFFGFAFGWLSAVLFETLMDLVGAQRFSSAVGLVTIVECGPVLLGPPLTGQFYNYYQRYDYTYISCGIILIVASLILFLGMGLNYRLLAKEKKNEERKEREEPKEERAAMLAPPSPSKSDGENAEPAAVVLDEVARMDEDTV